One segment of Belonocnema kinseyi isolate 2016_QV_RU_SX_M_011 chromosome 7, B_treatae_v1, whole genome shotgun sequence DNA contains the following:
- the LOC117176405 gene encoding tigger transposable element-derived protein 4-like, whose amino-acid sequence MVFANMSGKEKLQLLVTGKSQNPRCFKGVKSLPVLYERNKKAWMTSSVYEDWLHKIDNKFQRENGKFLLLVDNNCPAHPKVLIQTLKAIKVVHLPPNLTAKLQPMDQGIIKNLKVNYGWRIIKRLLKASDKKMGLTDLNLLDAIFDLNKACADVTSDTIANLFRMASFVKTDM is encoded by the coding sequence ATGGTCTTCGCTAATATGTCTGGTAAAGAAAAACTACAGTTGCTGGTAACAGGCAAATCTCAGAATCCACGATGTTTCAAGGGAGTCAAGTCTTTGCCAGTGCTTTACGAGAGGAATAAAAAAGCTTGGATGACTAGTTCAGTATATGAAGACTGGCTTCATAAAATTGATAACAAGTTTCAAAGAGAAAATGGCAAATTTCTCCTACTTGTGGATAATAATTGTCCGGCTCATCCGAAAGTCttaattcaaactttgaaagccATAAAGGTGGTTCACTTACCACCAAATTTAACTGCCAAATTGCAACCAATGGATCAAGGAATCATTAAGAACCTTAAAGTGAATTACGGGTGGAGAATTATAAAAAGATTGCTTAAGGCTTCGGATAAGAAAATGGGGTTGACTGATTTGAATTTACTGGATGCTATTTTCGACTTGAACAAAGCTTGTGCTGATGTCACTAGTGATACAATTGCGAATTTATTTCGGATGGCTAGCTTCGTGAAAACTGACATGTAA